AGCCCAATAACAGCCAAACCGCGCttcaaaaaaacagaaacccaactcattttatattatatatatatgcatactccacttagtgtattattttttattttgtgtttgtgtatatcttattattgttcggttacaattaattggtgcacaaaggtatatgtatgtataactccatcactatatatagcaacacccaggatccaacgcgtcgagatctcttcgctccggattaaaatggggtaagtttgacagaaccctgttcccaagtttttactatattcatatatatatacatatattctcgatctcattttatttttacaacatTAGTAGATCTAAGTATATTTGTGTCAGGTGTAAAGGaaaatatcttattgttagcctcttccaggccatttattttatttatagaagttaaatattttgttttcaatattGCTTTAACTACCTGCTAACCACGGCGTCGTGGgttcaaaccccacccatgacgagagcatggccacacaaaaacttcctctctgaaatgcttttctaacttttagaaagtattcttccaCATAATAAATGATTATTACAACAATTTTCGGCAACTTCCACTTTCCCCAACGCCCCGGGGGCACCCACATAGTACCAAGCGCaccctgtgtttttctgcgaacagcaacaacacccagcagggcgagcGCGCCACCagactgttcgcttttctacgaataaCATCACAAGACCGTAGACGTCAATCCCCGATGGCGACAGGTGGCAGCCCTACCACTGGGATAAGCTGCATttggccaatcaccagatcggtcgaaaaacttacaacgattactgaaactaatacgagaaatttaaacataaacggCTCCCCAAATTCGATAACGACCGTAGGCATCTCAAAACGGACACGAATTGGACAATGGAACGTTAGAGCTCTAAGAGAACCATCTAGGTTAGCACAGTTCGAGGCGGAGATGGAGAAACTTCACATTGCAATAGCTGGAATCAGCGAGATAAGGTGGGCTGGCAgtggggaaacaacaacattagATAGCAATCTAGTCCTACACAGTGGCAACAGTGACGGCAGAAGATATGGAGTGGGAATTTTCGTGTCCAAGTGCATAAAGAAGGCACTGGTTTCCTGGAAACCCATTTCTGATAGAATCATGACCGCCAGGTTCAGATGTAGAGCTAGATACATAATAAACATCACTCAATGCTATGCCCCGACGGAAGACGCAAACGACGACACTAAGGACGACTTCTATACTGCCCTTGCAGCAACCCTCAACAAGCTACGGCAAGGTGATATTAACATCCTCATGGGTGACTTCAATGCAAAAATTGGCCCCAACAACACCGGACTAAGATCTGTCATGGGCCAGCATGGAACTGGGACTCGCAACGATAACGGAGAAAGATTAGTGGAACTCTGCCAGCTATTCCAAATGGTCATCGGCGGcacaatattcccacacaaagatgtccacaaatactcctggacatctcCAAGTGGTAATACGCGCAACCAGATCGACCACATAtgcattagcaggaaatggagacactcGCTACTGGACGTACGGAACAAAAGGGGAGCATCTATAGACAGTGACCATGAGTTGGTCATTGCAGAACATTTAATAAAGCTCAACCGCAACCACTCAAGGAACACTGGCAACAGTCAACACCGGCGAGCGCCCCCTCTGAACCTGCACCTCCTTAGCGACTCTACTCTGAAGACGAGAATGACGTCCACGCTGCGAGAACAGCAGATCCCCCTAGAAGACCACCCATGGGAGCACACCTGCAGGCAACTAAGGACCACGGCCTGCAACAACGCGGAAGATCGGACTGGATATTTGAAGAACCTGGGACCTGATTAGAAGGAGGAACCACCACCCATCACAAACAGAACAAACCAGTCAGAGATCTAGAAGGTAACCTCCTATCCAATGATGACGCACAAATCCGAAGATGACGCCAACACTTCATGGGAATTAGCCACACCACATCACCAAACGTGGCCATAGACTACAGGAGTGTTGTGCCGCCAAGTGGGAGTAGCAGGATACCCTCTGCACCCCCGAATGTAAGAGAAATCgtgaatgcaataaagaagCTGAAGCACAACAGGGCAGCTGGCGAAGACAACATACCAGCCGAATTGCTTCAAGTTGACACCCAACTGATGGCTGAAATATTGCATCCACATTTCTCACGCATATGGGAAGGCGAGACGGTGCCAGCCTCCTGGAAAAACGGAATCATTGTGAACCTTCCCAAAAATAGGCGACCTTAGTgactgcaacaactggagaGGGATAACACTGATCAACACCAGCTACAAGATCTTAGCTACACTTCTGAACGAACGCCTCCAGGAAAAAATTGAGCCATCAATCCGAGACGAACAGGCAGgcttcagaccacacaggagttgCGTAGACCAGGCAAATACACTACGCATAATAACCGAGCAAGCTGTGGAATGGAGAGCCCCGCTTTACCTCCTGTTCATCGACTTCAAGAAGGCGTTCAACTCAGTTGAAAAAACAGCAATATGGCGAGCACTTGCAAGATAAGGAGTACCTGCGAAtctcatcgccatcatcaaatTGATGTATGACAATGCCAACTTGGCGGTACTGCACAATGGAAAAACTAGTGCACCTTTCCAGACAAACAccggaattcggcaaggatgcccgCTGTCACTACTCCTCTTCAACATCATAgtcgacgagttaatgagcgaagtatgctcttccaagcgcggaattacgtggaacctcaccagacaccttgaggacGAACTAcgcagacgacatctgtctcATATCGCACACACTCGACGACATACAGAGGAAAAGTGACGACCTTGTCAGGATAGCCAGCAGCGTAGGGCTCGAAATAAAcatagcgaaaacaaaagctatgcgCTTCAACCACTCCAGTGAAGGAAACATCAACATAAATGGGAACCCAATCGAGTTCATTACCAGTTTCCCGTACCTTGGCACCATCATATCCAACAGTGGtggagtggatgatgatgtctccagccgtcttggcaaagcccgctcagcaTTTGGGAGATTATACCGCATATGGAGAGACCGACAAATCAGCCGGCCAACAAAGCTCAGGATCTacaatgcgtgtgtgaaatccatactgctatacggaagtATAGCATGGCTCGCCACGAAGAAAATAACGCATAAGCTACAGgctttcagcaacaaatgcctgagagTCATATGTGGggtattctggccaaacagaatagccaacacagaaCTTTGGCGCGTTACAGACGACAACAGACAGCTCAAAATAGAGTTAGATGGAAAGCTCACGTAGAAGCCCTAtgttcccgagaggaataaaaaataagaataaaaaaaaaaaacaaataaactttaaataaataaaaattacttttcaacgaCGAGTTTCCGCCTTGTTTtggttatgcaaaaacaagagccctcagagcgacgtttgtagacgtgaatagccaacaatttttgttgacgtgcaCACCTTTGCTTGttgatgaattcgatactcctcgctaaaaacagttatagccaacgtatcataatttttttatactagctttttaattctattctttgtattacatggcactagccaacaatatATTAcccaataaaattatgctattttaactacaacaaaatgagtaggtaaacatttccagaaggggtgttgacgcgagaagtggtcgagtaggtcaaaaacgatgacataaaatttgacggacaaccttgacaaaaggggatcgtattgcgcggcccgcgacgatccatcaggcacGCGGATGCATGAAGGAGAGGGAACGTGGCCAAAATATTGCCCGATcattttacgatcaagctacagcttggTGGccagtgaggactgctgaccGACGAACGGTACAAACTTTTTCAAGCACcactaatatttattcacgTTATGTTGAAGAGGTGAGgagcttaccaagatcccacgacccaaaatcgacgagcttacgccggcatcttggtgcctgaacatcggatgcccatccctcggcctgagtcctttcccagGTCACAtgcacgaatacaccgacgtaacatGGTCACTGAAACAACATCATCGATTAGATGCTATTTGTGCAAAACTACttcaaaaaatttcaattacgTTGAAGCTATAAAAAAACTTGTCGTCGACACTTCCAACTACCAATACGGCTTATCTACTTTGCACTGTTGGATACGTTTTTGTGTCTTTTGCATGtagaatacaaaaaagaagTTGAATCATGGCAGTTTCGAAGTGAAGAAGTGAAACAATCGCTTGCTAACGGTAAAGCCGTGATTGAAAAGGCGattcaaattgcatttgattatTGATCGTCCCAAACCAGGAATGGGAAATTCGAATGATGGAAACACGTTATTTGAACAATACACTGTTTTAGCTAGTATTTTGGGTATTGATCTTGAACTAGTTGAAAGATTCCACACAATTTTACAAGTTTTGTCGAGTTGCTTTAATGTGAAAgtgcaattatttaaaaaatactgCCACGAGACTGCCCAGTTGTTTGTgtcaaaatataaatagtataATATGTCTACCACAGTGCACAAGGTACTCATTCATGTACCCAAGATCATCGAGTCATCAATTATGACAATAGGGCAATTGTCAGAAGAAGCGCAGGAGTCACGGAATAAGGATGTCAGAAACTATCGGTTAAGTTTTTCGCGAAAATGTTCCAGAGTGAAAAACATTCAGGATATTTTTATGCGACTCCTCGCTTCTTCAGATCCCCTTATCTCTAGTATAAGAAAATCTCGgccaaaaaaaggcaaaaatttaTCTCGTAAAGCGCCTAAACTTTTATCATATGAAAAGGGTGACAAGAGTGACGATAGTGATGATAGCGTAGGAGATGGCAGTGGCAATGTTACAGATGGAAATATCATTAGCATATTTAATGTATCTACTTTGAAACAGTAGCGAAACAATGCCTTTTTTGTTGACGAATGTGCTAATAAATCCtcatataaacattttttgaatgCTCGTCCTTTCCCACCAATTTCTTTTGTCATTTTCGTAATCAGCGACCCAAAAAACACTTTCAATATGAATTTCAGCAAAAACGCACTCCTGTCCACGTGGCCGCTGgtatttacaaatttaagtGTCCCGCTGGGCGGGCAGCGGTTCGTCCAGCCGCCGACCGCACAAGCGTTGTCGCCTCGGCCGACCCGAAGTGGAAAACCACGTGGCGGCGTCGGGCTTCGGCTTGCCGGCTACCATGTGCATCGGCTGATCGTGGCTTGGCTGTTTGCGTCGCTGGAGCTCTGCCGATGTTGCGGGGTCCGTGTGGCGGGGCTTGGCCACTTATGTTGCGGGGCTGCTGGCCGGTGGGGCCGGTGCTTGGCCGCCGGTGTTGCGGTTGCGATGTTGCTGGGCCCGTGTTGCAGGTATTGCGGGCTTGATGTTGCGCTGGCGCGcgggtgggtgtgtgtatgggGTGCTTAGTCTATGTGCCCTTCATAGGGCACAGTCTTTTATTCTAACTTATATGTATACCCTAAATCCCAAAATTATCCTATCCGTAAATCTAAGGCCTATCCTACTTATCTTACCAGTTAATCCTAAGCCCTTATTCTACAAATTAATCCTAAGCCCTAATCCTACCGATTAATCCTAGCAATTTACTCTACGAATTAATCCTAATTAAACCAACCAATTAATCCTACCTACCTAAGCCCTACTTATTCCTACAAACTACAAATGAATTTTATGTATAGGGCGAGGGACCCAAAAGGGGTCCtcacaaacaattaaaatgccgAAGTTGGAAGTTCCAGAAGGCCGACAGTGTTCGCTATTCTAATGCTATTTATATTCAGACAAAACTTATACAACTAAATGAGGGCATGAATTTCATTAGTCCTTTATCACAGGGCACTCCAAGTCGCATACCACATGTCCTACTTgccaaattgtttgttttgaaaaaCCAGGAACTCTTTCCGAAAATATGAGGCAGCAGAAGGGCCAGGTGATAACTCAAATACGtgaaattttgatgatgttattAACAATGAAATGTCAGCGAGCcgaaatatttttcttttacatCTGTAGAGAATTAGTTGTGATCCCAATAGATCCTGAAAAAGTGGCAACGGTATTACGCGTAACAAGGAATGTGCTATCCGAAACCGCTGCCATTGCCTGCCCTTTTTTGCCCCTTGGCtgaaaaatcgaattttttgCGGCAGTGTTGGTTCATTCGTGCGTGAGCACGTACAGAGCAACTTGGCGCGCATTGCATGTTCAGAATTCAAATCTGAGAAATACTTGGGGTTTTCTGGTATGCTGAATCCGAATTCGAAGTCAAATtgcaaaattcaaaatggcgTCGCCAATATGGCggacaaaaatgtaaatttttacCCAATTACGATGAAAATTCGTACCCCGTAATTGAAGAGAAGCGTTTTGTTGACGAGCAAATAACATCTCTTACAAAATTTAATACTTTTCAAGATGGTAGAAGTATAGGCGTCAACTTTGAACTCACTTTTACAATGATAGACGGTAAAGATTGCTATGTGGTCACTAAAACAACATCATCGATGAGATGCTATTTGTGCTAAACTACTTCAAAAAATTTCAGCTACGTTGAAGCTATGAAAAAACTTGTCGTCGACACTTCCAACTACCAATACGGCTTATCTACTTTGCACTGTTGGATACGTTTTTGTGTCTTTTGCATGTAGGATACAAAATCATGGCAGTTTCGAAGTGAAGAAGTGAAACAATCGCTTGCTAACGGTAAAGCCGTGATTGAAAAGGCGattcaaattgcatttgattatTGATCGTCCCAAACTAGGAATGGGAAATTCGAATGATGGAAACACGTTATTTGAACAATACACTGTTTTAGCTAGTATTTTGGGTATTGATCTTGAACTAGTTGAAAGATTCCACATAATTTTACAAGTTTTGTCGAGTGCCTATAATGTGAAAGTGcaattattcaaaaaataCTGTCACGAGACTGCCCAGTTGTTTGTgtcaaaatataaatagtataATATGTCTACCACAGTGCACAAGGTACTCATTCATGGACCCAAGATCATCGAGGCATCAATTATGACAATAGGGCAATTGTCAGAAGAAGCGCAGGAGTCACGGAATAAGGATGTCAGAAACTATCGATTGAGTTTTTCGCGGAAATGTTTCAGAGTCAAGAACATTAAGGATATTTTTATGCGTATCCTCGCTTTTTCAGATCCCCTTATCTCCAGTATAAGAAAATCTCGgccaaaaaaaggcaaaaatttgGCTTGTAAAGCGCTTAAACTTTTATCATATGAAAAGGGTGACGAGAGTGACGATAGTGATGATAGCGTAGGAGATGGCAGTGGCAATGTTACAGATGGATCTATTATTAGCATATTTAATGATTCTACTTTGAAACAGTAGCGAAACAATGCCTTTTTTGTTGATGAATGTGCTAGTAAATCctcaaataaacaaaaaataaacattttttgaatgCCCGTCCTTTTCCACCAATttcttttgccattttcgtAATCAGCGACCCAAAAATCACTTTCAATATGAATTTCAGCAAAAACGCACGattttttgcgaaaatttccgccattttgaattttttttgtcattttcgTAATCGCGACCCAAAAAACTATAAACAACTTTTTACAACCACGTGACAAATAAGGCATTCAGTGATTCCTAGGTCTCACTTCGTATATCCAAATATTCAGTGATTCCTAGGTCTCACTTCGTATTTCCAAATATTCAGAAGCGGGTACACATCCATTGCTGGGCCTTTGTCGTATAACCTGAAAGGTTATTCAAGGTATCTCTCCAAATTGATActttaaaaacaacaattggTATTAGCATTACATAAAAGAGTTGGAGAGAGAAGTCTCAATAATCGCGAGAGAACATCAAAAGATACAggacgaaaataaaaatgcgttCGATATAAGAAGGAAACAAGAGCggaaacaaaacacaaattatatatttttctaaaatgaactccttaatattttattggcgcagtcggtcCTAGTAATTTCGTAGTTGTTTGACAATCAAGTAAACAGATAATTGTAAGAACAAAGTATCCTTCAGCTTGTGCATGCTTGTGCCAATCAACATTAGTTCGTTTATCAGACGATTTAAATACGTGCTTAACCGCTTAACAAACGATATGCGGAGATTCCGAGAAGATCAGATAGCTAGGATTTCACAAcgagtgtttttttttttctgtttattttggcagaaagtcaaataaaaatttgaacggaataaaaccatttatggtttttttatatttaggaTAGTCTAATTAGATAAAAAAAAGCcgatttttacttttatatgcaAGACAGGCTTATCGCCCACCTCTCAAAGACAGCTGATTGTCGATAATATGCGTAAGACAAAATTGGCGgcaaatcattttatttatatttatatttcctcagagaattaaaaaaatttaaggtGTTTTCATGGAAAACAGTAGCACAGTATGTAGATTTGTAGTTCACTAACATTTTTGTGTATGTTTTTGTGTAGTTTTATCGTGTTTGGTTTATGTGCCGTTTTTACAGTCAACTTAACAAATGTAGCTGTGTTTCGTGGAATATAACTTTTGTATGGCAAACCACTTCAAAAGAAACTAACATGTGTATAAAATTATACAACTAGTTTTATATGCTcctttttgttcctttttgaAAAAATCACGTTTTTGTAGttgaatatttgtttgtgcatGCAGAGCTGCTAGACATTTGAAGCAACAATAGTCGCTCTGAGGATGCAGTTAGGCAGCATATATTCAAAACAATTCGTcagaataatttaaataaatgttgtatttcattggtaaataattaaatatagataaaaaaaattttttctttggtaagataaatatttttatggcatatCGGCCAGATCGGTTATATGGCACCTATATGTGGCAGCAATAAGTTGACCAGATCGTTTGAAACTTTGTGAGTCATCTTGGGGGAAAGAAAGAGTAACACAAACCAAAATTGATGAAGATAGGTCAACATTTCGAATTTCTGaaaaaaaaggtgaaaaaAACAACAGTGCAACGTCTAGTTTAAAGATCAAACCGGAACTCCTGGAGGAACATTTACGAAGCTTGTTTTGTGTAAGTCAGTcaactattattattacaaaattGGCATTAGACGGATGACAATAATGTATTATtcacaagcaatggcaaccacaataaaaacaagagataaCGTTATAGTctagttccccgactatctgatacccgttactcagatagtaAAAGTGCGTAGGAgagacttcaacactgacagttttggcggtttttaggcgttagagcgggcgtggcaaaaagctttttgcaaattgataaaaatttacaagactaatacaaaaatgaaaaaatatcataccatttttcaatagtgtgggcgtggcagcttcgggcggtttgtgggcgttagagtgggcgtggcaaaacgttttttggcaaatcgaaagaagTCCTAGAAAtgactaatgcaaaaatgaaaaaaaattaaaacatttttcaaaattggcagacgtggcagttttgggcggtttgtgggcgttaaagtgggcctggcaacatgaatcgacaaacttgttctgcgtctatgtctctggagtgtGCATACTTAAGCTCAACTTTCTAGCagtacattattattattattattattattgagaaattaacgtataattaaaattatgcggAATTTCGGATTAGCTATAGCAGCTGAGGGCCTTAAGCTaagttatatacattttttttgggtttgcttatattatatgtataagtGAGGTTCTTATTTTACGGTTAATAACTATGTAGTAGTTTTTTAAAGCTACGTGTAGCTATGTGTAGTGTTGATATTAATGGatatgattatttatttttatttttgcttatattGTATGGtaaagttttgtattttttaagaattgtATTGCTTGGTGAATGTTTTCAAATGAGGTGATTTCTctaattgtttgtttcaagAGGTTCGATCTGTTTTGCTGAAGGGCAGTCGAGTAATATATGTTGTAATGTTATGTTGGTGTTGCAGGTTGTGCAGATTGGTGGTGGAGTTTGTGGCTGTGGGTTAGATTGGTGTGTCCTAGTCTTATTCTTGCGAATTTTATTGAGTCTGATCGTGAGATATTTTTCGTCGGAGTGCTGTCGTGgctaatatttttgtagttgTAGGAGGAGTTGTTAAAAATTGAAGTTTTAAAGGTTTCAGTGTTCAGTTTGATGTGTTCCAAGATGTCTGATGTGTTGAAGTTTTTTTGGGTAATCAAAGGGAAATAATGTGCGTTTTTTGCTGTTTCGTCCGCGAGCTCGTTTCCTGGAATCCCGCAGTGTCCCGGGACCCATAGAATTAagattttatttctcttatATTTGTTTAGGATATTTCTGATGCAGGTGGTGTAgtagttttggctttttatgttttcaatttcttttagGGCTGATAGGGAATCTGTGCAGATTGCAAATTTTCCTCGTTGTTTGCTGGCGTGGTTGCATCCTGTCAGAATTGGTGCTATTTCGGCTGTATATATGGAGGAGTATTGTGGAAGTATATGGTGgtaaataatttctgtttcCGTTGTTACGCTCGTATATGAGACTCCGCTAGCTGACTTGGATCCATCTGTGTAAAGAAAGGGTCTGCCTGCTagtgtgttttttaattcattgAAAGTTGGTTGGTATATTGATGGTGCAGTTTCTGCTTTGGATGAGGTGTGTAGTGAGGTGTTAGTGCTTGTATTACTGCACCAGCCAGTGCACTATTGGGAATTCGACctgttttttggcataaattaatatctcgtaaaatatttaagatacgatgataatttttttgtcTATTCTTATACACACCTTTACAATCACTTTGGCAAAGTGGGCGGGTTGCCGCCTTCGAACAACCGCCCACATCAGCCTCCCGCCCCCTATctttacgtttttttttttctacccAATATATTCTTCAGGATCTATTTTAAcgttgaaaaataagaaatttgtatttttcatttttgttcgtCATAAGGCAAGAGCCGTTTCAGTGGTAGTTTTCATATGATGTTCAACGGGCCTTGCCTTCCGTACAGGCCGGGTATTAtaaagctttttatttcatttatttatttatttttatttttcatttatgcaaaaaagaGTTATGAAACATGCCATAAGTAACATTGATTAATTTCAAGAAGACTGTCGTCGATATGCCCAACAATGCGTGCGCCACGCTACTAGGAGGGCCGCATTGAAAATTGAGAGGTTGCTAcctaataatttaattttcgcgaAAAGTCGCTAAAATTCGCAAATGAAACCTATGTGTTCTAAATAGGGAATTAATCACTCTACAACATGGACTAACACACTtactaaacaaatttgaacaattttttaaaactctattcaaagttgaaattttattttgaaagttgGACGAGAACATCACTtgataaatatacaaattgttAAGCTTACGCGCACGAACTAAGCAACATATTAGTAGAAACACATAGTACACATCTCAAGAATGAgtattcatttcaaatttgacGGGTTTAGGCCTTGTGGttcaagaaatattaattttagtaAGCACTAAAAAAAGAAGCTCACCGATGACATGTGCTTTGTGTTTGCAACAGCTGACTTTACAGCTGTTAATTTTAACAGTGGACTgttaatttaacatttgcgTTACAGATTATAAATCTTTGATCAATTcttaatatgttaaaaaaaaatttcaaaatttgaaacactttaaaaaatacatttatgccaaaaaCACAGGTCAAATTCCCCATAGTGCAGTGTGGGGTTATTTCTTTCCTGCTTGTTTCGGGTGATACatcaatatttacttttttttaattgttctaTTGTGTTGTGTAGTGAAGACGGGACTTTTGGTAttcttttggaatttttaattttgttgtaaattttttcaattggtGAGAACTTGGAGTTGATTAtgattttgatgtttttttgttttgcatatgtTGTTATATGTTCTATTGGCAGTACAATAATGTGAAAGTCCCATTTTAAAAATCTCGAAATCGCTCTTCAGTCCAAATCTTGCAAAAATAGGAAAACCTTTTACTGGTATCgaaaataatgataatattGACTTTATAAAGAAACTCACTATATTTCCGACTTTAacaaatgattttaaaatatcataaataacatattGCAAGCATATTACCAACAAAGCTTTTTTTGTATTGacgtttatttataaattgcatCCCTTATAAAAACAAGTAGTAGATTGCCTAGAAGCCAAAGGAGCATAACTAGAATATTAAACAACATGAAAAAACCAAAGAGTGCCAAAGCAGGCAACTCATatgtttggctaaataatgaaggaatgtaaataaaaagcacCACGGGCAAAGCAGGAATAGCATATGAAAAACGCCTGAACACTACAGAATTGGAGCAGTGGTTTGGTGGTGTTTTCATTACGCAAACATTCAGTAATTACTATTCTGgtaattttaataacttaaaaagtataatgttaaaaaattttttatagGTTCAGCCTTCAGGTTTAGAGATATGAAAGTTTCGTTATTTACAGGGGTTTTTAATCTATATTCCGGAAATCGCAAAATCCAATTTGGTGCATATATCATCAGAATTATCTGCTGATGTTGGAGCACTTTTCACaatcatttatattttcccTTTATATTCGAGAAAACTTAATAGTTACTTAATACTTTTTAAGATATTATTTCTGTGGAAATAGcctatatttaataatttagaTCTGCTGGAATAtagtttaattgaaaatgtcaaatatttgcaaatcgatattaatcaaaaattGTATAACCTCAAATATTCCTGACTAATTTAGCAAAGTTATAGTGTAATTGCACATAGCAATGGCGTACAATTATAGTGGAATGCCAGATCAACAATTTCTTTGGGATGTTTTTCAAAGGTAACACACGTCAAAAAAATATTAGGGCGTAAGAAAAAGTGAGATTATTTTTAGAGTGGACAAAGATAGCAGTGGTCATATATCGGCAGATGAGCTACAAGTGGCC
The Drosophila yakuba strain Tai18E2 unplaced genomic scaffold, Prin_Dyak_Tai18E2_2.1 Segkk4_quiver_pilon_scaf, whole genome shotgun sequence genome window above contains:
- the LOC122319658 gene encoding craniofacial development protein 2-like, whose protein sequence is MEKLHIAIAGISEIRWAGSGETTTLDSNLVLHSGNSDGRRYGVGIFVSKCIKKALVSWKPISDRIMTARFRCRARYIINITQCYAPTEDANDDTKDDFYTALAATLNKLRQGDINILMGDFNAKIGPNNTGLRSVMGQHGTGTRNDNGERLVELCQLFQMVIGGTIFPHKDVHKYSWTSPSGNTRNQIDHICISRKWRHSLLDVRNKRGASIDSDHELVIAEHLIKLNRNHSRNTGNSQHRRAPPLNLHLLSDSTLKTRMTSTLREQQIPLEDHPWEHTCRQLRTTACNNAEDRTGYLKNLGPD